In a genomic window of Halobiforma lacisalsi AJ5:
- a CDS encoding DUF790 family protein, which yields MLRKEFLRVSRAGGGYHPQFAERSDRPLAARVIGTFQGHVGEPRGDLEDALTDLERESDDYKLVRGLAALVEREATFETAAPIDPERARRAAFEAAEAVGVVSEEERAMALVRAGESLPVSADDLERSLYADLEERQVLTVVEPRWDPDGLLAQYNLSLAQTALFDATELRVRSSDPKALVSAIKRLRLMYEIRRDDSSKGNDAASDREIVVTGPTRLFRSTRRYGTRFARLLRTVASAEAWHLEATIDDRGTERTLSLSHEDPVEVPDAEPVTDVSFDSGVEADFAARFEDLDLDWELIREPEPLAAGTRVMIPDFAFEYAHGEFRVYFEIMGFWTPEYVEKKLGQLEALEDVDMLVAVDESLGVGEEIAARDHRAIPYSGSVRVKDVVDALREYERDLVAESAARLPDELIPEDDAVGLEELADRHGVSADALGETAFPEHERVGRTLIRPAVLEEVDAEIEPGTDLAAVESLLAERGIGDSSAVLSHLGYRVEWEGLSGGTVRER from the coding sequence ATGCTGCGCAAGGAGTTCCTCCGCGTCTCGCGGGCCGGCGGCGGCTACCACCCGCAGTTCGCCGAGCGATCGGACCGGCCCCTCGCGGCCCGGGTCATCGGCACGTTTCAGGGCCACGTTGGGGAACCCCGGGGCGACCTCGAGGACGCGCTGACCGACCTCGAGCGCGAGAGCGACGACTACAAGCTCGTCCGCGGGCTCGCGGCCCTCGTCGAGCGCGAGGCGACGTTCGAAACTGCTGCGCCGATCGACCCCGAACGCGCACGCCGCGCGGCGTTCGAGGCCGCGGAGGCGGTCGGCGTCGTCAGCGAGGAGGAGCGGGCGATGGCGCTCGTCCGCGCCGGGGAATCCCTTCCCGTCTCGGCCGACGACCTCGAGCGATCCCTCTATGCCGACCTCGAGGAGCGACAGGTCCTGACCGTGGTCGAGCCGCGCTGGGACCCGGACGGCCTGCTCGCACAGTACAACCTCTCGCTGGCCCAGACCGCGCTGTTCGACGCGACCGAGCTCCGGGTGCGCTCGAGCGATCCGAAGGCGCTGGTGTCGGCGATCAAGCGACTCCGACTCATGTACGAGATCCGGCGGGACGACTCGTCGAAGGGGAACGACGCAGCCAGCGACCGCGAAATCGTCGTCACCGGACCCACGCGGCTCTTTCGATCGACGCGGCGCTACGGGACGCGGTTCGCGCGGCTCCTGCGGACCGTCGCGAGCGCCGAGGCGTGGCACCTCGAGGCGACGATCGACGACCGCGGCACGGAACGGACGCTTTCGCTCTCCCACGAGGATCCCGTCGAAGTGCCCGACGCCGAGCCCGTCACCGACGTCAGCTTCGACAGCGGCGTCGAGGCCGACTTCGCGGCCCGCTTCGAGGACCTGGACCTCGACTGGGAGCTGATCCGCGAACCCGAGCCGCTCGCGGCCGGAACGCGGGTCATGATCCCCGACTTCGCCTTCGAGTACGCCCACGGGGAGTTTCGTGTCTACTTCGAGATCATGGGGTTCTGGACCCCCGAATACGTCGAGAAGAAGCTCGGACAGCTCGAGGCGCTGGAGGACGTCGACATGCTCGTCGCCGTCGACGAGTCGCTCGGCGTCGGCGAGGAGATCGCCGCGCGGGACCACCGCGCGATCCCGTACTCGGGATCCGTGCGGGTCAAGGACGTCGTCGACGCTCTCCGGGAGTACGAGCGGGACCTCGTAGCCGAGAGCGCGGCCCGACTCCCCGACGAACTGATCCCCGAGGACGACGCCGTCGGCCTCGAGGAACTCGCCGACCGCCACGGCGTGAGCGCGGACGCGCTCGGCGAGACGGCGTTCCCCGAACACGAGCGGGTCGGTCGGACGCTGATCCGGCCCGCCGTGCTCGAGGAGGTCGACGCGGAGATCGAACCCGGGACGGACCTCGCGGCCGTCGAGTCGCTGCTCGCCGAGCGTGGGATCGGCGACTCGAGTGCCGTCCTCTCGCATCTGGGCTACCGGGTCGAGTGGGAGGGGCTCAGTGGCGGCACGGTTCGCGAACGATAA
- a CDS encoding aldo/keto reductase, with amino-acid sequence MTNSADEISLENCPTASGVPMLGLGTWQNTDAEACTESVRTALEMGYRHIDTAQAYDNEEAVGEGIERADVDREDVFLATKIWIDNLSREDVLETARESLDRLGVDYVDLLYVHWPAREYDPEETLAAFDQLYDEGLIENVGVSNFLPEQLEEAAEILDAPILANQVELHPLLPQERLREACAANDVEVVAYSPLARGEVFDQPEIGEVAEKHGVSEAQVSLAWLREKGVIAIPKATGEAHIRDNWESLSLDLDDEDVEAIDAIDARERQVDPDFGPWN; translated from the coding sequence ATGACCAACTCCGCCGACGAGATTTCGCTGGAGAACTGTCCGACCGCAAGCGGCGTCCCGATGCTCGGACTCGGCACCTGGCAGAACACCGATGCCGAAGCGTGCACTGAGAGCGTCCGCACGGCACTCGAGATGGGGTATCGCCACATCGACACCGCCCAGGCCTACGACAACGAGGAGGCCGTCGGCGAAGGGATCGAACGCGCCGACGTCGACCGCGAGGACGTCTTCCTCGCGACGAAGATCTGGATCGACAACCTCTCGCGCGAGGACGTCCTCGAGACGGCCCGCGAGAGCCTCGACCGGCTCGGCGTCGACTACGTCGACCTGCTGTACGTCCACTGGCCCGCCCGGGAGTACGATCCCGAGGAGACCCTCGCGGCCTTCGACCAGCTGTACGACGAGGGCCTGATCGAGAACGTCGGCGTGAGCAACTTCCTGCCCGAGCAACTCGAGGAAGCCGCCGAGATTCTCGACGCGCCGATCCTGGCCAACCAGGTCGAGTTGCACCCGCTGCTCCCTCAGGAGCGGCTCCGGGAGGCGTGTGCGGCAAACGACGTCGAGGTCGTCGCCTACTCGCCGCTGGCCCGCGGCGAGGTGTTCGACCAGCCCGAAATCGGGGAGGTCGCCGAGAAACACGGCGTCAGCGAGGCTCAGGTGAGCCTGGCCTGGCTCCGCGAGAAGGGCGTTATCGCGATCCCGAAGGCGACCGGCGAAGCCCACATCCGCGACAACTGGGAGTCGCTCTCCCTCGACCTCGACGATGAGGACGTCGAGGCGATCGACGCCATCGACGCACGGGAACGGCAGGTCGACCCCGACTTCGGCCCCTGGAACTGA
- a CDS encoding DUF555 domain-containing protein has translation MGNYLVAMEAAWLVRDVEEIDDAIGVAVSEAGKRLNQEDMDYVEVEVGATGCPACGEPFDSAFIAADTALVGLALEMEVFNADGEEHASRIAKSEVGGALRDVPLTVVEVIESPDEDA, from the coding sequence ATGGGCAACTATCTCGTCGCGATGGAAGCTGCATGGCTCGTTCGTGACGTCGAAGAGATCGACGACGCGATCGGCGTCGCCGTCAGCGAGGCCGGGAAACGACTCAACCAGGAGGACATGGACTACGTCGAGGTCGAGGTCGGCGCGACGGGCTGTCCCGCCTGTGGCGAACCGTTCGACTCCGCGTTCATCGCGGCCGACACCGCCCTGGTGGGGCTCGCACTCGAGATGGAGGTGTTCAACGCCGACGGCGAGGAACACGCCTCCCGCATCGCCAAAAGCGAGGTCGGCGGGGCGCTGCGCGACGTTCCGCTGACCGTCGTCGAGGTCATCGAATCGCCGGACGAGGACGCGTAA
- a CDS encoding RsmB/NOP family class I SAM-dependent RNA methyltransferase: MEPLERYRPIVDDFEAFLAACRRPLGTAVRVNTIKTSVERATATLEEEGVEFDQADWNPRVLRLETDSPGATWASFHGFTHGQEEVSAVPPVVLDPQPGERVWDACAAPGGKATQIAALMDDEGTVVANDSNLGRISALRFNAERLGATNLAVTNADARNYSLAPFSFDEFDRALVDAPCSCEGTIRKNPDALENWSEDHIASVSGIQKGILRRAVQATTAGGTVVYSTCTFAPEENEAVVQHVLEEENCRVVEFDLGLEHAPGLTEWDGEEFDESLERADRIYPHHNDTGGFFVAKLEVTA; this comes from the coding sequence ATGGAGCCACTCGAGCGGTATCGACCGATCGTCGACGACTTCGAGGCGTTTCTGGCGGCCTGTCGGCGGCCGCTGGGGACCGCCGTCCGCGTCAATACTATCAAGACCTCGGTCGAGCGAGCGACCGCCACCCTCGAGGAGGAAGGCGTCGAGTTCGATCAGGCCGACTGGAACCCGCGGGTGTTGCGCCTCGAGACGGATTCGCCGGGGGCGACCTGGGCCTCGTTCCACGGGTTTACCCACGGCCAGGAGGAGGTCTCGGCCGTTCCGCCGGTCGTCCTCGATCCCCAGCCCGGCGAGCGCGTCTGGGACGCCTGCGCCGCCCCGGGCGGGAAGGCGACCCAGATCGCGGCGCTGATGGACGACGAGGGGACGGTGGTCGCCAACGACAGCAACCTCGGGCGAATCTCGGCGCTCCGGTTCAACGCCGAACGGCTGGGAGCGACGAACCTCGCCGTGACCAACGCCGACGCGCGCAACTACTCGCTCGCGCCGTTCTCGTTCGACGAGTTCGACCGCGCGCTGGTCGACGCACCCTGTTCCTGCGAGGGGACGATCCGGAAGAACCCCGACGCGCTCGAGAACTGGTCGGAGGACCACATCGCCTCCGTCTCGGGCATCCAGAAGGGAATTCTCCGCCGGGCCGTCCAGGCCACCACGGCGGGCGGCACCGTCGTCTACTCGACCTGTACCTTCGCCCCGGAGGAGAACGAGGCGGTCGTCCAGCACGTCCTCGAGGAGGAGAACTGCCGCGTCGTCGAGTTCGACCTCGGACTCGAGCACGCGCCCGGCCTCACCGAGTGGGACGGCGAGGAGTTCGACGAGAGCCTCGAGCGGGCGGACAGGATCTACCCGCACCACAACGATACGGGCGGGTTCTTCGTGGCGAAACTGGAGGTGACAGCATGA
- the psmB gene encoding archaeal proteasome endopeptidase complex subunit beta, with the protein MRTPTHDSDFSRTVDQLADSSSPYEPEVGSMPRNDLTQADLDNVNKTGTTTIGITTEDGVVIATDMRASLGGRFVSNKNVQKVEQIHPTGALTLVGSVGGAQSFISTLRAEVNLYESRRGEDMSIEALANLAGNFARGGPFFAIHPILGGVDDEGSHVFSIDPAGGVMEDDYTVTGSGMQLAYGHLEQSYEDDLSNDEATTIAARSIKSAAERDTGSGNGVFLCEITDEGVDIHGHHDFDEVV; encoded by the coding sequence ATGCGTACGCCCACACACGACTCGGACTTCTCTCGGACGGTCGACCAGCTGGCCGATAGCTCGAGCCCGTACGAGCCCGAGGTCGGCTCGATGCCCCGCAACGACCTGACCCAGGCCGATCTCGACAACGTCAACAAGACGGGAACGACGACCATCGGCATCACGACCGAGGACGGCGTCGTCATCGCGACGGACATGCGCGCCAGCCTCGGCGGCCGATTCGTCTCGAACAAGAACGTCCAGAAGGTCGAACAGATCCACCCGACCGGTGCACTGACGCTCGTCGGCAGCGTCGGCGGCGCCCAGTCGTTCATCTCGACGCTGCGCGCCGAGGTCAACCTCTACGAGTCCCGACGCGGCGAGGACATGAGCATCGAGGCGCTGGCCAACCTCGCGGGCAACTTCGCCCGCGGCGGTCCGTTCTTCGCCATCCACCCGATCCTGGGTGGCGTCGACGACGAAGGGAGCCACGTCTTCAGCATCGACCCCGCTGGCGGCGTCATGGAGGACGACTACACCGTCACCGGCTCCGGGATGCAACTGGCCTACGGTCACCTCGAGCAGTCCTACGAGGACGACCTCTCGAACGACGAGGCGACGACGATCGCCGCCCGCTCGATCAAGTCCGCCGCCGAGCGCGACACGGGCTCGGGTAACGGGGTCTTCCTCTGTGAGATCACCGACGAGGGCGTCGACATCCACGGGCACCACGACTTCGACGAAGTCGTCTAA
- a CDS encoding geranylgeranyl reductase family protein: protein MTTETDARDVVVVGGGTAGCFAAATAARNGLDVALLERKTEAEAGHIACGDGIKGKSTFPDVIDRERLKEESFTNRSITRGIFENPRTGETLEIPFGESGAVVDRWQYGQVLLDETERAGAEIHYETVVNDVIQPDERVEGVVAVRDGDPIEYEAEVVVDAAGALSVLQDRADLTGSTFDTNIDYSQFCSAYREVLEVPEPVDWADALVFKPTEELGYLWYFPRSATEINAGLGFQMSEEPMHLVDALRADLTNRAEFADATVTDKLGAALPTRRPLDSAVHPGFVAVGDAAAHVNPCTGGGIPGAAKAGHWAAEVATEAIADGDVSEAALWPYNERVQTGFGKRFAAMDCYNIFGTAHDLEELVSVVTAIPGQQLIDAIGKTGTAEMGLGLKLKTLLRTVGHWDVIYELYRVQRTATSLKDVYDSYPSSPDGFDAWRAERDSVMDRLYEITGAAPKY, encoded by the coding sequence ATGACTACGGAGACGGACGCTCGAGACGTCGTGGTCGTCGGCGGCGGAACCGCCGGCTGTTTCGCGGCGGCGACCGCGGCCCGTAACGGACTCGATGTCGCCCTCCTCGAGCGGAAAACCGAGGCGGAAGCCGGTCACATCGCCTGCGGGGACGGTATCAAGGGAAAGAGCACCTTCCCGGACGTGATCGACCGCGAACGGCTCAAGGAGGAGTCGTTCACGAACCGCTCGATCACCCGCGGCATCTTCGAGAACCCACGGACGGGCGAGACCCTCGAGATTCCCTTCGGCGAGTCGGGGGCCGTCGTCGACCGCTGGCAGTACGGCCAGGTGCTGCTCGACGAGACCGAACGCGCCGGCGCGGAGATCCACTACGAGACCGTTGTCAACGACGTGATCCAGCCGGACGAGCGCGTCGAGGGCGTCGTCGCCGTCCGTGACGGCGATCCGATCGAGTACGAGGCCGAGGTCGTCGTCGACGCCGCGGGCGCGCTGTCGGTGCTGCAGGACCGGGCCGACCTGACGGGTTCGACGTTCGATACTAACATCGACTACTCGCAGTTCTGTTCGGCCTACCGTGAGGTACTCGAGGTGCCCGAGCCAGTCGACTGGGCGGACGCGCTCGTGTTCAAGCCGACCGAGGAGCTAGGATACCTGTGGTATTTCCCGCGCTCCGCGACGGAGATCAACGCCGGCCTGGGGTTCCAGATGAGCGAGGAGCCGATGCACCTCGTCGACGCGCTGAGGGCGGACCTGACGAACCGCGCGGAGTTTGCCGACGCGACGGTGACGGACAAACTCGGCGCGGCACTGCCGACGCGCCGCCCCCTCGACTCCGCCGTCCATCCCGGATTCGTCGCGGTCGGCGACGCCGCAGCCCACGTCAACCCCTGTACCGGCGGCGGCATCCCGGGCGCGGCGAAGGCCGGCCACTGGGCCGCCGAGGTCGCCACGGAGGCCATCGCCGACGGCGACGTGAGCGAGGCCGCCCTGTGGCCCTACAACGAGCGCGTCCAGACCGGCTTCGGGAAACGGTTCGCCGCGATGGACTGTTACAACATCTTCGGGACCGCCCACGACCTCGAGGAACTGGTCTCCGTCGTCACCGCCATCCCTGGCCAGCAACTGATCGACGCGATCGGCAAAACCGGGACCGCCGAGATGGGCCTGGGACTCAAACTCAAGACCCTGCTCCGGACGGTCGGCCACTGGGACGTGATCTACGAACTGTACAGGGTCCAGCGGACCGCCACCTCGCTCAAGGACGTCTACGACAGCTACCCCTCGAGTCCCGACGGGTTCGACGCCTGGCGAGCGGAGCGCGATTCCGTGATGGATCGCCTCTACGAGATCACGGGCGCGGCGCCGAAGTACTGA
- a CDS encoding DUF7333 family protein: MDFDLKTTAGVFVAIVALGTLGLIGAPMMTTETILMMVTPSMAIFGLVMLALGVKHGEYRATN; this comes from the coding sequence ATGGACTTCGACCTGAAGACCACCGCAGGCGTCTTTGTCGCGATCGTTGCGCTCGGCACCCTCGGTCTGATCGGAGCACCGATGATGACCACCGAAACCATCCTGATGATGGTCACGCCGTCGATGGCCATCTTCGGCCTCGTCATGCTCGCACTCGGTGTCAAACACGGCGAGTACCGCGCGACAAACTGA
- a CDS encoding DUF7122 family protein codes for MRDGGDGRDGRDGGDPLEKNDGQRFDRLPETPADRTVEGRVSREKVLEYFADRFAIPPETFDGHTFWEKGAGKIWIYGGEAPTPVEIEAIGMTCLRTRQEHWKPTTDFVQRFGRHADECVIELDRERARRFAAGEDQELEWDGDWGYLIAAHEVGAGSKGERSGDGEPVDRDALEPLGIGLYVHGELRSMVPKGRQRDL; via the coding sequence ATGAGGGACGGAGGCGACGGACGCGACGGACGCGACGGAGGCGACCCTCTCGAGAAAAACGACGGCCAGCGGTTCGATCGACTCCCCGAAACGCCCGCCGACCGCACCGTCGAGGGCCGGGTCAGCCGCGAGAAAGTACTCGAGTACTTCGCGGACCGGTTCGCGATCCCGCCGGAGACCTTCGACGGGCACACGTTCTGGGAGAAGGGCGCGGGCAAGATCTGGATCTACGGCGGCGAGGCACCGACGCCGGTCGAGATCGAGGCGATCGGGATGACCTGCCTGCGGACCCGCCAGGAACACTGGAAGCCGACGACGGACTTCGTCCAGCGGTTCGGCCGCCACGCCGACGAATGTGTGATCGAACTCGATCGCGAACGCGCACGCCGATTCGCCGCCGGCGAGGACCAGGAACTCGAGTGGGACGGCGACTGGGGGTACCTGATCGCGGCCCACGAGGTCGGAGCGGGGTCGAAGGGCGAACGGAGTGGCGACGGTGAACCCGTCGACCGGGACGCCCTCGAGCCGCTCGGCATCGGCCTATACGTCCACGGCGAGTTGCGGTCGATGGTGCCGAAGGGTCGACAGCGGGACCTCTAG
- a CDS encoding VOC family protein, whose amino-acid sequence MNLSTPGIHHVTAVASDPQRTHDFYADTLGLRLVKRSVNQDDTDVYHLFYADHEGRPGTSMTLFPYPEAGSGRVGTGQVAAVSFLVPSGSLEYWRERLEEAGTEPGEVVDRFGDDVLPFSDPDGLPLELVARPDAPEPNLPESPVAHAHAIRGFFGVTLSLTGTEPTTDLLTGMGYRQADRSADGTRLRYETDGDLGYVVDVRAEPQAPRGLPGAGTVHHVAYRIDREAQEGWREFLIDRGLRPTEVIDRKWFESIYVREYENVLFEFATAEPGYTVDEDLEALGESLVLPEWLEDRRERIEASLPALST is encoded by the coding sequence ATGAACCTCTCCACGCCCGGCATCCATCACGTCACGGCTGTCGCGAGCGATCCCCAGCGGACACACGACTTCTACGCCGACACCCTCGGCCTGCGGCTCGTCAAGCGAAGCGTCAACCAGGACGACACGGACGTCTACCACCTCTTCTACGCCGACCACGAGGGCCGGCCGGGAACGAGCATGACCCTCTTCCCCTATCCCGAGGCGGGCTCCGGCCGGGTCGGGACGGGACAGGTCGCGGCCGTCTCGTTTCTGGTCCCCTCGGGGTCGCTCGAGTACTGGCGCGAGCGCCTCGAGGAGGCCGGCACGGAGCCCGGCGAGGTCGTCGACCGCTTCGGCGACGACGTCCTCCCGTTCAGCGATCCGGACGGCCTCCCGCTGGAACTGGTCGCCCGTCCCGACGCTCCCGAACCGAACCTGCCGGAGAGCCCCGTCGCACACGCCCACGCGATCCGGGGTTTCTTCGGCGTGACGCTGTCGCTGACCGGCACCGAACCGACGACGGACCTGCTCACGGGGATGGGCTACCGGCAGGCGGACCGTTCGGCGGACGGGACCCGACTGCGCTACGAGACCGACGGCGACCTGGGGTACGTCGTCGACGTCCGGGCGGAGCCACAGGCTCCCCGGGGCCTCCCGGGAGCGGGCACCGTCCACCACGTCGCCTACCGGATCGACCGCGAGGCGCAAGAGGGGTGGCGGGAGTTCCTGATCGACCGCGGACTGCGCCCGACGGAGGTCATCGACCGGAAGTGGTTCGAGTCGATCTACGTCCGGGAGTACGAGAACGTCCTCTTCGAGTTCGCAACCGCGGAGCCGGGGTACACCGTCGACGAAGACCTCGAGGCCCTCGGCGAGAGCCTGGTCCTGCCGGAGTGGCTCGAGGATCGGCGAGAGCGAATCGAGGCGTCGCTACCGGCGCTGTCGACGTAG
- a CDS encoding amidase produces MSRERPLTALSATELADRIRRREITATEAVEAHLERIRERDDEIDAFVTVTGERALEAAAEADRALERGEAVGPLHGVPIALKDLGGLKEGVRHTFGSALFADHVAERTAAIVERLEDAGAIVVGKTNTPPFGHKGTTINDVVGPTASPIDTDLNAGGSSGGSAAAVAAGMVPIATGSDAGGSIRIPAACCGVYGFKPTFGLVPDDGRPSAFGRSTHNVTKGPLTRSVEDAALALSTMAGPDPADPRSVPVDIDPFAALERPASELRIAYSPDLEAFPVEDDVRAVAEDALGAFEAAGATVEEVRVDHGYSMAELGEAVEPTFTTAMLRAATTLEESAGIDLREHEDEVPDSLLEMIRTGEEYGPADLARTEPVRTDVFDAVQDVLAEYDVLVTPTLSRVGVGLREDPGVAAWDWSLAWPFNWTGHPAASAPAGLTERGYPVGIQLVGRRFEDGTVLAASAALERERPWDRLYEFEGGAGEGGDDRE; encoded by the coding sequence GTGTCACGCGAGAGGCCCCTCACGGCGTTGTCAGCGACCGAACTCGCCGACCGGATCCGACGACGCGAGATCACTGCAACCGAGGCCGTCGAGGCCCACCTCGAGCGCATCCGCGAACGCGACGACGAGATCGACGCGTTCGTGACTGTCACCGGGGAGCGGGCGCTCGAGGCCGCTGCGGAGGCCGATCGGGCGCTGGAACGGGGCGAGGCCGTCGGCCCGCTGCACGGCGTCCCCATCGCGCTGAAGGACCTCGGCGGGCTGAAAGAGGGGGTTCGGCACACGTTCGGTTCGGCGCTGTTCGCCGACCACGTCGCGGAACGGACGGCGGCGATCGTCGAGCGACTCGAGGACGCGGGCGCGATCGTCGTCGGGAAGACGAACACGCCACCGTTCGGCCACAAGGGAACGACCATCAACGACGTCGTCGGCCCGACGGCGTCGCCGATCGACACCGACCTGAACGCCGGCGGCTCCTCCGGCGGGTCGGCCGCGGCCGTCGCAGCCGGGATGGTCCCGATCGCGACCGGCAGTGACGCCGGCGGCTCGATCCGCATTCCGGCCGCCTGCTGTGGCGTCTACGGGTTCAAACCCACGTTCGGGCTGGTCCCCGACGACGGCCGGCCGAGCGCGTTCGGGCGGTCAACCCACAACGTCACGAAGGGGCCCCTGACCAGAAGCGTCGAGGACGCCGCGCTGGCGCTGTCGACGATGGCTGGTCCCGACCCCGCCGATCCGCGAAGCGTTCCCGTCGACATCGATCCGTTCGCTGCCCTCGAGCGTCCGGCGTCGGAGCTCCGGATCGCTTACAGTCCCGACCTCGAGGCGTTCCCCGTCGAGGACGACGTCCGGGCCGTCGCCGAGGACGCTCTCGGGGCGTTCGAAGCCGCGGGCGCGACGGTCGAGGAGGTGCGGGTCGACCACGGCTACTCGATGGCCGAGCTGGGGGAGGCCGTCGAACCGACGTTCACGACGGCGATGCTCCGGGCGGCGACGACCCTCGAGGAGTCCGCCGGCATCGACCTCCGGGAGCACGAGGACGAGGTGCCGGACAGCCTCCTCGAGATGATCCGCACGGGCGAGGAGTACGGCCCCGCGGACCTCGCACGAACCGAACCCGTCAGGACGGACGTCTTCGATGCGGTCCAGGACGTGCTCGCGGAGTACGATGTCCTCGTCACGCCGACGCTTTCGCGGGTCGGCGTCGGCCTCCGCGAGGACCCCGGCGTCGCCGCCTGGGACTGGTCGCTCGCGTGGCCGTTCAACTGGACTGGCCACCCGGCCGCCTCCGCACCCGCTGGCCTGACGGAACGGGGCTATCCCGTCGGCATCCAGCTCGTCGGTCGCCGGTTCGAGGACGGGACGGTGCTCGCGGCGAGTGCCGCCCTGGAACGGGAGCGACCGTGGGACCGGCTGTACGAATTCGAGGGCGGAGCCGGGGAGGGCGGCGACGATCGGGAGTAA
- a CDS encoding glutathione S-transferase N-terminal domain-containing protein, with the protein MLELYQAEGCPHSTEVREKLTELGVSYVVHNPRLTGDEGGDVLNGQAHAQLTAIGGEDSIPFLVDTAREETRYESEAIVDYLEDHYA; encoded by the coding sequence ATGCTCGAGCTCTACCAGGCTGAAGGCTGCCCGCACAGCACCGAGGTGCGCGAGAAACTCACCGAACTCGGCGTCTCCTACGTCGTCCACAACCCGCGACTGACAGGGGACGAGGGCGGGGACGTGCTCAACGGGCAGGCCCACGCCCAACTGACCGCGATCGGCGGCGAGGACTCGATCCCGTTCCTCGTCGATACCGCCCGAGAGGAGACCCGCTACGAGAGCGAGGCGATCGTCGACTACCTCGAGGACCACTACGCGTAG